One Triticum dicoccoides isolate Atlit2015 ecotype Zavitan chromosome 4B, WEW_v2.0, whole genome shotgun sequence genomic window carries:
- the LOC119293347 gene encoding uncharacterized protein LOC119293347, protein MFKKQEEVSPVEMAIRGSLYWLDGTRMKCSKSQIIEKSRAQMRLLAQALVDKYNEDHKLMGDLAYELNDVLHYQFFSEPHGTILKTSRYYHLNFTMNIKGDDDSDCITNDIFFVEIKLMEGEYEEMAVTRFCMVKPNDNGHCYGCTNNGSAGLKHPNNSYAYLGGHVNAPYSPSEWRL, encoded by the exons AT GTTCAAGAAGCAAGAGGAAGTTTCTCCAGTGGAGATGGCTATAAGAGGATCTCTCTACTGGCTTGATGGCACGAGGATGAAATGTTCAAAATCGCAAATAATTGAGAAAAGCCGTGCTCAAATGCGCCTACTGGCTCAAGCTTTAGTAGACAAGTATAATGAGGATCACAAACTGATGGgg GATCTTGCATACGAACTCAACGATGTCCTGCACTACCAATTTTTTTCTGAGCCCCATGGCACCATCCTTAAGACGAGTAGGTACTATCATTTGAACTTCACCATGAATATTAAAGGAGATGATGATTCTGACTGTATCACCAACGATATATTCTTCGTTGAAATCAAACTTATGGAAGGAGAATATGAAGAGATGGCTGTTACCCGTTTCTGCATGGTCAAACCTAATGACAATG GTCACTGCTATGGTTGTACTAATAATGGAAGTGCTGGTTTGAAACATCCCAACAATTCCTATGCATATCTTGGTGGTCACGTGAATGCACCATATTCGCCATCTGAGTGGAGACTCTGA